In one Bufo gargarizans isolate SCDJY-AF-19 chromosome 11, ASM1485885v1, whole genome shotgun sequence genomic region, the following are encoded:
- the LOC122921799 gene encoding M1-specific T cell receptor beta chain-like isoform X1 translates to MNFWLVLAFFTYISGIITDGNIPDLSRVHFVEEGKNINISCYISKRSSNVQWYKEREDGGLQVVSQRGCYLPKENSRYYVHCEKMSALGMEIRNVLPSDSGVYYCSLSGLDPTFHVAGTLIVTEHYPKEPTLSILESVEDHPRNTGITVLLCAAFNWTQKWGWIKWTLNGKEQEGWTTLDPDGSLKSLLVVYESIEDTAVTCFIHEATTGENISSTFPREINKSERSISDCYIVLYVGLPIIIAILLAHLIILAIRRKASSKDTHCSNTHKGMPSEEERREPLGYLRCSKVMIHHSKTLLCCDRLVHALPCI, encoded by the exons atgaacttCTGGCTTGTTCTTGCcttttttacttatatttcaG GTATAATTACAGATGGAAATATTCCAGATTTGTCCCGTGTCCACTTTGTAGAAGAAGGAAAGAACATCAACATTTCATGTTACATTAGTAAAAGATCCAGTAATGTACAGTGGTACAAAGAGAGAGAAGATGGGGGATTACAGGTCGTGTCACAAAGGGGATGTTACCTACCAAAAGAAAACAGTAGATATTATGTCCACTGTGAAAAAATGTCTGCACTCGGCATGGAGATTAGAAATGTCCTTCCATCTGACTCTGGGGTGTATTACTGTTCTCTATCAGGACTGGACCCAACCTTCCATGTAGCCGGCACATTAATTGTTACag AGCATTATCCAAAGGAACCTACCTTGTCAATACTTGAATCAGTAGAAGATCATCCAAGAAACACGGGTATCACCGTCTTACTGTGTGCTGCTTTTAACTGGACACAGAAGTGGGGTTGGATTAAATGGACCTTAAATGGGAAAGAGCAAGAAGGTTGGACAACTCTAGATCCAGATGGGAGTTTGAAAAGCTTATTAGTCGTCTATGAATCTATTGAAGATACAGCAGTTACTTGTTTCATACATGAGGCCACCACTGGTGAAAACATCTCCTCAACGTTCCCTAGAGAAATCAATAAAA GTGAGAGGTCCATCAGCGACTGCTACATTGTTCTGTATGTGGGTTTACCCATCATCATCGCTATCCTCCTTGCACATCTGATTATCCTGGCCATCAGACGAAAAGCTTCGTCTAAAGATACCCATTGTTCAAACACTCACAAGGGTATGCCTTCTGAAGAAGAACGCAGAGAACCTTTAG GTTACTTACGCTGCAGTAAAGTCATGATCCATCATTCCAAGACTCTACTGTGTTGTGACCGACTTGTACACGCTTTGCCCTGCATTTAA
- the LOC122921799 gene encoding M1-specific T cell receptor beta chain-like isoform X2 produces the protein MNFWLVLAFFTYISGIITDGNIPDLSRVHFVEEGKNINISCYISKRSSNVQWYKEREDGGLQVVSQRGCYLPKENSRYYVHCEKMSALGMEIRNVLPSDSGVYYCSLSGLDPTFHVAGTLIVTEHYPKEPTLSILESVEDHPRNTGITVLLCAAFNWTQKWGWIKWTLNGKEQEGWTTLDPDGSLKSLLVVYESIEDTAVTCFIHEATTGENISSTFPREINKSERSISDCYIVLYVGLPIIIAILLAHLIILAIRRKASSKDTHCSNTHKGMPSEEERREPLERRVRFRPEDESVTYAAVKS, from the exons atgaacttCTGGCTTGTTCTTGCcttttttacttatatttcaG GTATAATTACAGATGGAAATATTCCAGATTTGTCCCGTGTCCACTTTGTAGAAGAAGGAAAGAACATCAACATTTCATGTTACATTAGTAAAAGATCCAGTAATGTACAGTGGTACAAAGAGAGAGAAGATGGGGGATTACAGGTCGTGTCACAAAGGGGATGTTACCTACCAAAAGAAAACAGTAGATATTATGTCCACTGTGAAAAAATGTCTGCACTCGGCATGGAGATTAGAAATGTCCTTCCATCTGACTCTGGGGTGTATTACTGTTCTCTATCAGGACTGGACCCAACCTTCCATGTAGCCGGCACATTAATTGTTACag AGCATTATCCAAAGGAACCTACCTTGTCAATACTTGAATCAGTAGAAGATCATCCAAGAAACACGGGTATCACCGTCTTACTGTGTGCTGCTTTTAACTGGACACAGAAGTGGGGTTGGATTAAATGGACCTTAAATGGGAAAGAGCAAGAAGGTTGGACAACTCTAGATCCAGATGGGAGTTTGAAAAGCTTATTAGTCGTCTATGAATCTATTGAAGATACAGCAGTTACTTGTTTCATACATGAGGCCACCACTGGTGAAAACATCTCCTCAACGTTCCCTAGAGAAATCAATAAAA GTGAGAGGTCCATCAGCGACTGCTACATTGTTCTGTATGTGGGTTTACCCATCATCATCGCTATCCTCCTTGCACATCTGATTATCCTGGCCATCAGACGAAAAGCTTCGTCTAAAGATACCCATTGTTCAAACACTCACAAGGGTATGCCTTCTGAAGAAGAACGCAGAGAACCTTTAG aacGTCGTGTGAGATTTCGGCCAGAAGATGAGTCG GTTACTTACGCTGCAGTAAAGTCATGA